A single genomic interval of Rosistilla ulvae harbors:
- a CDS encoding NHL domain-containing protein: MKRFRWCTCLAIAVCLTSATARGGDIQTVAGTGDPSNNGNSGVATQVNVGDPFGVEIGPDDALYITEVRNHRVLRLDRKTGQLTTVAGTGDKGYSGDGGLATEANLNEPYEVRFDHDGNMYFVEMMNHVIRRVDAKTGKIETIAGTGKQGFSGDGGPATEAMFSRPHSIALDHRGGLYVADIGNHRVRRIDLESGVVDTFIGNGKKQLPKAGKADASSSMVGPRALFIDGDTLWIALREGHSVWRLDLPTQQLSHVAGTGKSGFSGDGGDPLQATFNGPKGVAVDPDGNVVVVDTENQTIRKIDLKKNVITTIAGKGPKHRGGAGDGEAATEAQLDRPHGICVNAAGVVYIGDTINHRVRAFKD, encoded by the coding sequence ATGAAACGATTCCGTTGGTGCACGTGTTTGGCAATCGCCGTTTGTTTGACTTCCGCAACCGCTCGCGGTGGCGACATTCAAACCGTCGCGGGAACCGGTGATCCTTCGAACAACGGAAACTCTGGCGTCGCCACGCAGGTGAACGTCGGCGATCCCTTCGGCGTCGAAATTGGCCCCGACGATGCACTCTACATCACCGAGGTTCGCAACCACCGCGTGCTGCGACTGGATCGCAAAACGGGGCAACTGACCACCGTCGCCGGGACCGGCGACAAAGGCTACAGCGGCGATGGCGGACTGGCGACCGAAGCCAATTTAAACGAACCGTACGAAGTTCGCTTCGACCACGACGGCAACATGTATTTCGTCGAGATGATGAATCACGTGATCCGCCGCGTCGACGCCAAGACGGGCAAGATCGAAACGATCGCGGGAACGGGGAAGCAAGGTTTTTCGGGGGATGGCGGCCCGGCAACCGAGGCGATGTTCTCGCGTCCGCACAGCATCGCGTTGGATCACCGTGGCGGCTTGTACGTGGCCGATATCGGCAACCACCGGGTTCGCCGCATCGATCTTGAATCGGGCGTCGTCGATACCTTTATCGGCAACGGCAAAAAGCAGCTGCCCAAGGCGGGCAAGGCGGACGCAAGCAGTTCGATGGTTGGGCCGCGAGCTCTGTTTATCGATGGCGATACGCTGTGGATCGCGCTGCGTGAAGGACACAGCGTGTGGCGGTTGGATCTGCCGACGCAACAGCTCTCGCACGTCGCGGGGACCGGAAAATCGGGCTTCAGCGGCGACGGCGGCGATCCGTTGCAAGCGACCTTCAACGGGCCCAAGGGAGTCGCTGTCGATCCCGATGGAAACGTCGTCGTGGTCGACACCGAAAACCAAACGATTCGCAAGATCGATCTGAAGAAGAACGTGATCACCACGATCGCGGGCAAAGGGCCAAAGCATCGCGGCGGAGCAGGTGACGGCGAGGCAGCGACCGAAGCTCAACTGGACCGGCCTCATGGAATCTGTGTCAATGCGGCGGGAGTCGTCTATATCGGCGACACGATCAACCACCGCGTGCGAGCGTTTAAAGATTAG
- the smpB gene encoding SsrA-binding protein SmpB, with translation MAKKKQQKSKAKSGKKPPPPKNVAENRKAKHQYEIFETLECGMVLVGSEVKSMRDGKLSLDEAYGRIQGGELWLIGADIGHYSNAGLWNHDPRRPRKLLVHSRELDKVSGKAKERGVTIVPLRVFFNERGIAKCVIGLVRGKKLHDKRETLKKRDTDRGLARAMRRR, from the coding sequence GTGGCGAAGAAAAAACAGCAGAAATCGAAGGCGAAATCGGGCAAGAAGCCGCCGCCCCCCAAAAACGTCGCCGAGAACCGGAAGGCGAAACATCAGTACGAGATCTTCGAAACGCTCGAGTGCGGGATGGTGCTGGTCGGTAGCGAAGTGAAATCGATGCGCGACGGAAAACTCTCGCTCGACGAAGCGTATGGCCGGATCCAAGGGGGCGAACTCTGGTTGATAGGGGCCGACATCGGGCACTACTCCAACGCTGGCTTGTGGAACCACGACCCGCGGCGGCCGCGAAAGCTGCTGGTTCACAGCCGCGAATTGGACAAAGTGAGCGGCAAGGCGAAGGAACGGGGCGTCACGATCGTCCCGCTGCGCGTCTTCTTCAACGAACGCGGGATCGCGAAATGCGTGATCGGTCTGGTCCGCGGCAAGAAGCTGCACGACAAACGCGAGACTTTGAAAAAACGCGATACCGACCGTGGACTTGCTCGCGCGATGCGACGACGATAG
- a CDS encoding formylmethanofuran dehydrogenase subunit C produces the protein MIRLKLKRQPKVPLQADRLSPDGLSGLSHDAICAIEILHGRRRCRVDDFFDVQGEGADELQIEGDLRKVQQIGSRMTHGTLAIRGDVGMHLGASMSGGKITVDGDAGDWAGAEMIGGEIHIGGNAGDRVGGAYVGSLTGMKNGTILVDGTVGSEIGLRMRRGLIVVGGQAGELAGLQMKGGTIVLRGGAAARCGAWMRRGTIVSLQPVATLATHRYSTDYNPTFLNLYARHLQGFGIEIPYRSEEGGYARYCGDGSVRGKGEILVWQPRDASV, from the coding sequence ATGATCCGTTTAAAACTGAAACGCCAGCCGAAGGTGCCGCTGCAAGCCGATCGACTGTCGCCCGACGGGCTGAGCGGTCTGTCGCACGATGCGATCTGCGCGATTGAGATCCTGCACGGACGCCGACGTTGCCGCGTCGATGATTTCTTCGACGTGCAAGGCGAGGGAGCGGACGAACTGCAGATCGAAGGGGACCTCCGCAAGGTCCAGCAGATCGGCAGCCGGATGACTCACGGCACGCTCGCGATCCGCGGCGACGTTGGCATGCACCTGGGAGCGTCGATGTCGGGCGGCAAGATCACCGTCGACGGAGACGCTGGCGACTGGGCCGGTGCAGAGATGATTGGCGGTGAGATTCACATCGGCGGCAATGCGGGTGATCGCGTCGGCGGCGCTTACGTGGGGAGCCTGACCGGGATGAAGAACGGAACGATCCTCGTCGACGGAACCGTTGGATCGGAGATCGGTCTGCGGATGCGACGCGGTTTGATCGTCGTCGGTGGTCAGGCGGGAGAGCTTGCCGGACTGCAGATGAAAGGAGGGACGATCGTATTGCGAGGTGGCGCCGCAGCGCGGTGCGGAGCTTGGATGCGGCGAGGAACGATCGTGTCGCTGCAACCGGTGGCGACGCTGGCAACCCATCGCTATTCGACCGATTACAATCCGACGTTCTTGAATCTGTACGCGCGACACCTGCAAGGCTTCGGGATCGAGATCCCCTATCGCAGCGAAGAGGGCGGGTACGCGAGGTACTGTGGCGACGGATCGGTTCGCGGCAAGGGAGAGATTTTGGTTTGGCAGCCGCGCGACGCAAGCGTCTGA
- a CDS encoding formylmethanofuran dehydrogenase subunit A — translation MLRITGGTVYDPANQINGEVRDICIVDGRIAESAVGAREIDATGLIIFPGGVDVHTHVAGGAMNFARAMTPEDHRRTQTFIRNQSRRSGIGGMTPSTFATGYLYAGMGWTTVNEAAVPVLSARHTHEELGEIPIVDKSCLVLMANNEIMMDLIQAGEYEKAKDVVAWYVWAAKAYGVKAVSPGGVAAWKWGEDAKQLTSPIAGYHKLTPGDIVKNLARIVDDLQLPHPMHLHCNNLGAPGNISTTIETMKHLEGHRAHIAHLQYHAYGGDDWDTIRSESAQMADYFNAHPHMTTDAGAVLFGDAVTITADGPWQHMLYQLTGRKWGNLDVENETGCGIVPYTYKPSNLVNAVQWAVGLELLLLINDPWRVFLTTDHPNGACFWRYPEIIQLLMSADFRNDCMKILPPQIKSRITLPELTREYTLYEIATITSAGPARALGLAQKGNLGIGKDADLVIYRADKDIARMFGHPRYVIKAGEIVIDDGDIRETPEGQQFISKPQYNPDTDAFLRPRFEDCYSLAFENYPVDISGIEQPEVHDCDANP, via the coding sequence ATGCTTCGCATCACGGGGGGGACCGTTTATGATCCCGCCAACCAGATCAACGGCGAAGTCCGCGACATCTGCATCGTCGACGGGCGGATCGCGGAGTCGGCCGTCGGAGCACGCGAGATCGATGCGACCGGCTTGATCATCTTTCCCGGCGGCGTCGACGTGCATACGCATGTCGCCGGCGGCGCGATGAATTTTGCTCGAGCGATGACGCCCGAGGACCATCGCCGCACGCAGACCTTCATCCGCAACCAATCGCGGCGATCGGGCATTGGTGGGATGACGCCCAGCACGTTTGCGACAGGTTATCTGTACGCCGGGATGGGCTGGACGACGGTCAACGAAGCGGCGGTGCCGGTGCTGTCGGCACGCCACACGCACGAAGAGCTTGGCGAGATCCCGATCGTCGACAAGAGCTGCCTGGTGTTGATGGCCAACAACGAGATCATGATGGATCTGATCCAGGCGGGAGAATACGAAAAGGCGAAAGATGTCGTCGCCTGGTACGTCTGGGCGGCCAAAGCCTACGGCGTCAAAGCGGTCAGCCCCGGCGGCGTGGCGGCGTGGAAGTGGGGCGAGGATGCGAAGCAATTGACCAGCCCGATCGCTGGGTATCACAAGCTGACGCCGGGCGACATCGTGAAAAACCTGGCTCGGATCGTCGACGATCTCCAGCTGCCCCATCCGATGCACCTGCACTGCAACAACCTGGGCGCACCGGGGAACATTTCGACGACGATCGAAACGATGAAGCATCTGGAAGGGCATCGCGCTCACATCGCCCATCTTCAATATCACGCTTACGGCGGCGACGACTGGGATACGATTCGCAGCGAATCGGCGCAGATGGCCGACTACTTCAACGCCCATCCTCATATGACAACCGACGCCGGAGCGGTGCTGTTTGGCGACGCGGTCACGATCACCGCCGACGGCCCGTGGCAACACATGCTGTACCAATTGACGGGGCGGAAGTGGGGCAATCTGGATGTCGAAAACGAAACCGGCTGCGGGATCGTCCCCTACACGTACAAGCCATCGAATTTGGTGAACGCCGTGCAGTGGGCTGTCGGATTGGAACTGTTGCTGCTGATCAACGATCCGTGGCGAGTTTTCCTGACGACCGATCATCCCAACGGAGCCTGCTTTTGGCGGTATCCGGAGATCATTCAGTTGTTGATGTCGGCCGACTTCCGCAACGATTGCATGAAGATCCTGCCGCCGCAGATCAAGAGTCGAATCACGCTGCCCGAACTGACGCGTGAGTACACGCTTTACGAAATCGCAACGATCACATCCGCCGGACCGGCCCGCGCATTGGGGCTCGCTCAGAAGGGGAATCTTGGAATCGGCAAAGATGCCGACCTGGTGATCTATCGCGCCGACAAAGATATCGCCCGGATGTTTGGCCACCCGCGGTACGTGATCAAAGCGGGAGAGATCGTGATCGACGATGGCGACATTCGCGAGACGCCCGAAGGGCAGCAGTTCATCTCCAAACCGCAATACAATCCCGACACCGACGCCTTCTTGCGACCGCGGTTTGAGGATTGTTATTCGCTGGCGTTCGAAAACTATCCCGTCGACATCAGCGGAATCGAACAGCCCGAAGTGCACGACTGCGACGCAAATCCATGA
- the fhcD gene encoding formylmethanofuran--tetrahydromethanopterin N-formyltransferase, which yields MNALPKIDDTFAEAFPMKATRLIITAIDAELAKIAAQEFCGNASSVIGCDAEAGIERILVADQTPDGRPGVSVLAFAFNRKSLEKAVASRIGQNVLTCPTTACYAGMTSESKEDRIKIGAQLRFFGDGYQFSKKLGDRRFWRIPVMDGEFVCEDVTGTVKGIGGGNLLVCGRSQIETLAAVRAAVAAIQSLDDVILPFPAGIVRSGSKVGSKYDKLPASTSHTWCPTLIGQCDSDLEAGERAVYEIVIDGLSEQAVATAMAVGLRAASLPGVLRISAGNYGGKLGPHHFHLHRLPSID from the coding sequence ATGAACGCCCTTCCCAAAATCGACGATACGTTTGCCGAAGCCTTTCCGATGAAAGCGACGCGGTTGATCATCACGGCGATCGATGCGGAACTTGCGAAAATCGCGGCTCAGGAATTCTGCGGCAACGCGTCGAGCGTGATCGGATGCGATGCCGAAGCTGGGATCGAACGGATCCTCGTCGCCGACCAAACTCCCGACGGGCGACCGGGCGTGAGCGTGCTGGCGTTTGCGTTCAATCGCAAGTCCTTAGAGAAAGCGGTCGCGTCGCGGATCGGCCAGAATGTCCTCACCTGCCCGACGACCGCATGTTATGCGGGAATGACCAGCGAGTCGAAAGAGGATCGGATCAAGATCGGAGCCCAGTTGCGGTTCTTCGGCGATGGCTACCAGTTCTCCAAGAAGTTGGGCGACCGTCGGTTTTGGCGGATCCCTGTAATGGACGGCGAGTTCGTTTGCGAAGACGTCACCGGAACGGTGAAGGGGATCGGCGGCGGCAATCTGCTGGTCTGTGGCCGCTCGCAGATCGAGACCCTTGCCGCGGTGCGAGCCGCCGTCGCGGCGATCCAATCGCTCGACGATGTGATCCTGCCGTTCCCGGCGGGGATCGTTCGCAGCGGATCGAAGGTCGGATCGAAATACGACAAACTGCCGGCGAGCACTAGCCACACGTGGTGCCCGACGTTGATCGGACAATGCGACAGCGATCTCGAAGCGGGGGAGCGGGCGGTCTACGAGATCGTGATCGATGGGCTCTCCGAGCAAGCGGTTGCCACGGCGATGGCGGTCGGCCTGCGAGCGGCTTCGCTGCCAGGAGTCCTGCGGATTTCAGCTGGCAATTACGGCGGCAAACTGGGACCACATCACTTTCATCTGCATCGGTTGCCATCGATCGATTGA
- a CDS encoding fumarylacetoacetate hydrolase family protein: MRYCRFEIDNVVQLGLIAGDRITPLAGIDATLPSTMQELMATEGLDARLAKADGAESIAVDSVKILAPVAAPEKVICIGLNYRDHAIETNSPIPESPVVFCKFPSSVVGPGDPIILPTVSDSVDYEAELVIVIGKTAHNVSVDEAMDCVFGYTCGHDVSARDWQKGTPGGQWLLGKTFDTFAPIGPVIVDKSELSDPGNLSVKMHVSGETLQDGTTRELIFSIPELIAHLTQIATLRPGDLIFTGTPPGVGAARTPKRFLKPGDSCTVEIEGIGGLTNPCVAADSAEAKSFRAQRFA; the protein is encoded by the coding sequence ATGCGCTACTGCCGTTTTGAAATCGACAATGTTGTCCAGTTGGGTCTTATTGCTGGCGACCGGATCACGCCGCTGGCGGGAATCGATGCCACGCTCCCGAGCACGATGCAGGAACTGATGGCGACCGAGGGCCTCGATGCGCGGCTGGCCAAAGCGGACGGTGCGGAGAGCATCGCCGTCGATTCGGTGAAGATTCTCGCACCCGTTGCGGCTCCCGAAAAAGTGATCTGCATCGGACTGAACTACCGCGACCACGCTATCGAAACGAACAGCCCGATCCCCGAATCCCCTGTCGTCTTCTGCAAATTCCCCTCCAGCGTGGTTGGCCCGGGCGATCCGATCATCTTGCCAACGGTCAGCGACAGCGTCGACTACGAAGCGGAATTGGTGATCGTGATCGGCAAGACAGCGCACAATGTTTCGGTCGACGAAGCGATGGACTGTGTCTTCGGATACACCTGTGGCCACGACGTCTCGGCTCGCGATTGGCAGAAGGGAACTCCCGGCGGCCAGTGGCTGTTGGGCAAAACCTTCGACACCTTTGCACCGATCGGTCCGGTGATCGTCGACAAATCGGAGCTCTCCGATCCGGGCAACCTGTCGGTCAAGATGCACGTTTCGGGCGAAACGCTGCAAGATGGCACGACCCGCGAGCTGATCTTCAGCATCCCCGAACTGATCGCTCACCTGACGCAGATCGCCACGCTGCGTCCCGGCGATCTGATCTTCACCGGGACACCGCCGGGAGTCGGTGCGGCGCGGACGCCGAAGCGATTCCTGAAGCCAGGCGACAGCTGCACCGTCGAAATCGAAGGGATCGGCGGCTTGACCAACCCGTGTGTCGCGGCTGATAGCGCCGAAGCGAAGTCGTTTCGCGCTCAGCGGTTTGCGTAA
- a CDS encoding SDR family NAD(P)-dependent oxidoreductase, giving the protein MASHVEDSASLKDRTVVVTGGSSGIGRATCLHMAARDAAVVVHYRQNEAGAEETAEAIRAIGGEASIVQADLQSAADRESLVDICWQRHERIDSWVHNAGADVLTGDAAKLSFQEKLDLLWAVDVRGTTDLARRVGDRMLAQPASDLPASMLFIGWDQAPHGMEGDAGMMFAPIKAAVMALSKSMAQSLAPDVRVNCIAPGWIRTAWGEVADEAWSRRAISSSLLQRWGSPDDVAAAIAFLCSPAAAFINGQTLEVNGGWNRKP; this is encoded by the coding sequence ATGGCCAGTCACGTCGAAGATTCGGCTAGCCTGAAGGATCGGACGGTTGTCGTCACGGGCGGTTCCAGCGGTATCGGCCGGGCGACCTGCCTGCACATGGCAGCTCGCGACGCGGCTGTCGTTGTGCATTACCGGCAGAACGAAGCGGGAGCCGAAGAGACCGCGGAGGCGATTCGCGCGATCGGTGGCGAGGCGTCGATCGTGCAAGCGGATTTGCAATCCGCCGCCGACCGAGAGTCGTTGGTCGACATCTGTTGGCAGCGGCATGAGCGCATCGACAGCTGGGTTCACAACGCGGGGGCCGATGTGTTGACGGGCGACGCTGCCAAGTTGAGCTTTCAAGAAAAGCTCGATCTGTTGTGGGCTGTCGATGTCCGCGGCACGACCGATCTCGCAAGACGTGTCGGTGATCGGATGCTTGCTCAACCTGCCTCGGATCTTCCCGCCTCGATGCTCTTCATCGGTTGGGACCAAGCTCCGCATGGGATGGAAGGAGATGCGGGGATGATGTTTGCCCCGATCAAAGCTGCCGTGATGGCGCTGTCCAAGAGCATGGCTCAGTCGCTTGCTCCCGACGTTCGCGTCAATTGTATCGCTCCCGGATGGATCCGGACCGCCTGGGGGGAAGTCGCCGACGAAGCGTGGAGCCGTCGGGCGATCAGCAGTTCGCTGCTGCAACGTTGGGGCAGCCCCGACGACGTGGCCGCCGCGATCGCCTTCTTATGCAGCCCCGCCGCAGCGTTCATCAACGGCCAGACGCTCGAGGTCAATGGCGGTTGGAATCGCAAGCCGTAG
- a CDS encoding DUF1552 domain-containing protein — MNRNAYPATTSSKRTQGVNRRLFLRGTGAALGLPFLASSKWLRGSEAVAPPLRNAFIYFPNGVWEKAWVPEKTGSDYQLTPSLEPIEAIRNKVLVLTGLDKKHSHGGDGHYAKTANFLTGMPVAKTTGKNISSGGASVDQLIAQHNSGLTPIPSLELGTEPVISGIDSNVGYTRLYGSHISWQSPSRPVAKEINPRVVYERLFGQKQAKGALADSNLLDYVLEDARRVRKTLGRDDQFKMDEYLDSVRSVERRIEYAMREDPRQWQPTLDAAQIAARRPGAPAEFREHIDVMLDLMVLAFQTDSTRVCSMMFANDVSGRNFSFLDGVKGGHHELSHHENNEKKIDQYQRINRWHVEQFTKMIQKMDAIQEGEGTLLDHSMIMFGSSFSDGNRHDPDNLPILLAGGGSTGIESGRHLAAEGQVPLCNLYLSMLRRNGIELESFGDSNAELSI, encoded by the coding sequence ATGAACCGCAACGCTTATCCCGCAACGACTTCGTCCAAGAGAACTCAAGGTGTCAACCGTCGTCTGTTCCTGCGAGGAACCGGCGCTGCATTGGGGTTGCCGTTTCTGGCGTCCAGCAAATGGCTGCGGGGCAGCGAAGCGGTGGCACCACCGCTGCGAAACGCCTTTATCTACTTCCCCAACGGTGTCTGGGAAAAGGCTTGGGTGCCGGAGAAGACGGGCAGCGATTATCAGTTGACGCCGTCGCTGGAACCGATCGAAGCGATCCGCAACAAGGTGTTGGTGCTGACCGGGCTGGATAAAAAGCACAGCCACGGTGGCGACGGGCACTACGCCAAGACAGCGAACTTTCTGACCGGCATGCCTGTGGCAAAGACGACCGGCAAAAACATCAGCAGCGGCGGTGCTTCGGTCGACCAATTGATCGCTCAACACAACAGCGGGCTGACTCCCATTCCTTCGTTGGAACTGGGGACCGAACCGGTGATCAGCGGCATCGACAGCAACGTCGGATACACGCGGTTGTACGGTTCGCACATCTCATGGCAATCGCCGTCGCGACCGGTCGCTAAAGAGATCAATCCACGCGTCGTCTATGAGCGTCTGTTCGGTCAGAAGCAGGCTAAGGGTGCGTTGGCCGACAGCAATCTATTGGACTACGTTTTGGAGGACGCCCGCCGTGTTCGCAAGACACTCGGCCGCGACGATCAATTCAAGATGGACGAGTATCTCGATTCGGTGCGGTCGGTCGAACGGCGGATCGAATATGCGATGCGCGAAGATCCGCGGCAATGGCAACCGACGCTCGACGCCGCGCAGATCGCAGCCCGCCGCCCGGGAGCTCCCGCCGAATTCCGCGAACACATCGACGTGATGCTCGACCTGATGGTCTTGGCCTTCCAAACCGATTCGACTCGCGTCTGCAGCATGATGTTCGCCAACGACGTCTCGGGACGCAACTTCTCGTTCCTCGACGGCGTCAAAGGTGGCCACCACGAGCTGTCGCACCACGAGAACAACGAAAAGAAGATCGACCAATACCAGCGGATCAACCGTTGGCATGTCGAACAATTCACGAAGATGATCCAGAAGATGGACGCGATCCAGGAAGGGGAGGGGACGCTGTTGGATCATTCGATGATCATGTTCGGTTCGAGCTTCTCCGACGGCAACCGCCACGATCCCGACAACTTGCCGATCTTGTTGGCTGGTGGCGGCAGCACCGGAATCGAATCCGGACGCCATCTCGCGGCCGAAGGGCAAGTGCCGTTGTGCAACCTGTACCTATCGATGCTGCGACGCAACGGCATCGAACTGGAGAGCTTCGGCGACAGCAACGCCGAACTGTCGATCTAA
- a CDS encoding DUF1592 domain-containing protein: MDRLFAFSGMLAIAAFTLGQSSAWAVDAKALDKWKQDFNESVLPIIESRCIECHRGEDADGEFDLAKFPSGEEVAKHMGIWERVGKRVRLKEMPPEGSPQLNDKQKSAFHRWLDSQPKEDLCSQIANEETQAWYRGVVMSRRLTRTEYLNAIRDATGLAVDPRFEIPSDGAGGEGFDTNGDSLFTSPIHFEQYLAVAADVIGRAISEPASTGNAPLQLTLPGKAADGTELSAEQAARTTLGRFARRAWRRPIADDEIDRLMQLFAAVQADGKDYEQSIAEPLKAILLSPNFMFVVESESAEGGVQRLTPHQLAMRLSLFLWSSIPDEQLLARADAGELDTPEQVIDETRRMLDDPKARYLGENFGLQWININNLLTNIRPDAEVYPEYNRQLAEDLREEAILTIANVFREDRSLLELIDAPYVYANDRIAKHYGLNAADGADWQPLDAGETGRGGVLTLGATLMATSYPRRTSPVLRGRWLLEDILGSRVPPPPPGVPALEAAETEKVVSLRERLEIHRKNPECASCHNRMDPLGFGLENFDALGRWRESENGFAIDAGGKLPSGESFTGPSELKKVVLKRSHDFEKHFVKKLLGFALGRGLNKFDQCVIEDCMKALKEQDHRAAAIIETIVVSYPFQHRYFKAAE, encoded by the coding sequence ATGGATCGCTTGTTTGCATTCAGCGGAATGCTTGCTATTGCCGCTTTCACCCTCGGGCAATCCTCGGCCTGGGCTGTCGATGCGAAAGCGTTGGACAAATGGAAGCAGGATTTTAATGAATCGGTCCTGCCGATCATCGAGTCGCGTTGCATCGAGTGTCACCGCGGTGAAGATGCCGACGGAGAGTTCGATCTTGCCAAATTCCCAAGTGGCGAAGAAGTCGCCAAGCACATGGGCATCTGGGAACGGGTCGGCAAACGCGTGCGACTGAAGGAGATGCCGCCCGAGGGGAGCCCGCAACTGAACGACAAGCAGAAGAGTGCGTTTCATCGCTGGTTGGATTCGCAACCGAAAGAGGACCTGTGTTCGCAGATCGCCAACGAGGAGACGCAAGCTTGGTACCGCGGCGTGGTGATGAGTCGCCGGTTGACGCGCACCGAATACCTCAATGCGATCCGCGACGCGACGGGACTTGCCGTCGATCCGCGGTTTGAAATTCCATCGGACGGTGCCGGTGGGGAAGGCTTCGATACCAACGGCGATTCGCTGTTCACGTCGCCAATTCATTTCGAACAATATCTGGCGGTCGCTGCCGACGTGATCGGCCGCGCGATCTCCGAGCCCGCGTCGACTGGAAACGCTCCGCTGCAATTGACCTTGCCGGGCAAGGCTGCCGACGGAACGGAACTCTCCGCCGAACAAGCCGCTCGCACGACACTCGGTCGATTTGCGCGGCGTGCCTGGCGACGACCGATCGCCGACGACGAGATCGATCGACTGATGCAGTTGTTCGCTGCGGTGCAGGCCGACGGAAAAGACTACGAGCAATCGATCGCCGAACCGCTGAAGGCAATTCTCCTGTCGCCGAACTTCATGTTTGTCGTCGAATCGGAATCGGCCGAAGGAGGCGTGCAACGACTGACACCGCATCAATTGGCGATGCGATTGTCGCTGTTCCTGTGGTCTTCGATTCCCGACGAACAACTGTTGGCCCGAGCCGACGCGGGTGAACTCGACACGCCCGAACAAGTGATCGACGAAACCCGTCGGATGCTCGACGATCCGAAGGCTCGCTATCTCGGCGAGAACTTTGGCTTGCAGTGGATCAACATCAACAACCTACTGACCAACATCCGCCCCGACGCGGAGGTCTATCCGGAATACAATCGCCAGCTGGCCGAAGATCTTCGCGAAGAAGCGATTCTGACGATCGCAAACGTCTTCCGCGAAGACCGATCGCTGCTGGAATTGATCGACGCCCCGTACGTCTACGCCAACGACCGAATCGCAAAACACTATGGTTTGAACGCGGCCGACGGTGCCGATTGGCAACCTCTCGACGCAGGAGAAACCGGGCGAGGCGGAGTGCTCACACTTGGTGCGACGCTGATGGCTACATCGTATCCGCGGCGGACAAGCCCGGTGCTGCGAGGCCGCTGGCTGTTGGAAGACATCCTCGGATCGCGCGTTCCTCCACCGCCGCCGGGCGTTCCGGCGTTGGAAGCCGCGGAGACGGAGAAAGTGGTATCGCTGCGCGAGCGACTGGAGATCCACCGCAAGAATCCCGAGTGCGCATCGTGCCACAACCGCATGGATCCGCTGGGCTTCGGGCTGGAAAACTTCGACGCTCTGGGCCGTTGGCGCGAATCGGAAAACGGATTTGCGATCGATGCCGGGGGCAAATTGCCGTCGGGCGAATCGTTTACTGGGCCGAGCGAGTTGAAGAAAGTGGTCTTAAAACGGTCGCACGATTTCGAAAAACACTTTGTCAAGAAACTGCTCGGCTTCGCCTTGGGTCGCGGGCTCAATAAGTTCGATCAGTGTGTGATCGAAGATTGCATGAAAGCCTTAAAAGAGCAGGACCATCGCGCCGCGGCGATCATCGAAACGATTGTCGTCAGTTATCCGTTCCAACATCGTTATTTCAAAGCTGCCGAATAA